From Mucilaginibacter inviolabilis, a single genomic window includes:
- a CDS encoding energy transducer TonB, translating to MDYREENNYPKAFAATGIILAVLIAACYFIVFKNPPKMEDGTGGILVNYGTVDEGMGSDYMSTEEPSVAEKANNTKPDKVTHEKPTEDKPTPQTSDKTVVTQNTEDAPEVAAPTKKPTNTVATPQPTKTPAKPTVNQNALYKGKATTGTGEGDGTGHAPGNQGKPTGTTLTNNYNGTGSGNGGNLNLTQRSFVSRPSVDDGNRHSGKIVVDILVDKDGYVIQATAGARGTTISDASLLQACEDAVRKSRFNASDTAPETQKGTMTFVFKVN from the coding sequence ATGGACTACAGGGAAGAAAATAACTATCCAAAGGCATTTGCGGCAACAGGCATTATTTTGGCTGTGCTTATTGCTGCCTGTTATTTTATTGTATTTAAAAATCCACCAAAAATGGAGGATGGTACCGGGGGAATACTGGTAAACTACGGAACTGTTGACGAAGGTATGGGCAGCGATTATATGAGTACCGAGGAACCTTCGGTTGCTGAAAAAGCCAATAATACCAAACCAGATAAAGTTACCCACGAAAAACCAACCGAGGATAAACCCACTCCGCAAACCAGCGACAAAACCGTAGTGACCCAAAATACCGAGGACGCCCCGGAAGTAGCCGCCCCAACAAAAAAACCAACCAATACCGTAGCTACACCGCAGCCAACAAAAACCCCGGCCAAGCCTACGGTGAATCAAAACGCCTTGTATAAAGGCAAAGCCACAACCGGCACCGGCGAAGGTGACGGAACCGGGCACGCTCCGGGCAACCAGGGTAAGCCAACTGGAACAACCCTTACCAACAACTATAACGGAACAGGCTCTGGCAACGGCGGTAATTTGAATTTAACACAACGTAGTTTTGTTTCGCGCCCTAGCGTTGATGACGGAAATCGTCATAGCGGTAAAATTGTAGTAGATATCCTGGTTGATAAGGATGGCTATGTAATACAAGCCACTGCAGGAGCACGCGGCACTACCATATCTGATGCCAGCCTGTTACAAGCCTGCGAGGATGCCGTGCGCAAATCAAGATTCAATGCCTCTGATACCGCTCCCGAAACCCAAAAAGGCACCATGACCTTTGTGTTTAAGGTAAATTAA
- a CDS encoding ExbD/TolR family protein, which translates to MNLRKRHRGASAEVHTSAMNDIMFFLLLFFLIASTVTNPNVIKLVLPKSSSGQSVSKKTITVSVTKDLRYYVDKKEVPVDALQTTLSGYKNLATELTIVLYVDKTVAIQDVVQVMDIAQKLNIKLVLATEPK; encoded by the coding sequence ATGAATTTAAGAAAAAGACATAGAGGTGCATCGGCAGAAGTTCATACATCGGCCATGAACGACATTATGTTCTTCCTGCTTTTGTTTTTCCTCATTGCATCTACAGTTACCAACCCTAATGTGATCAAACTGGTATTGCCCAAATCATCAAGCGGGCAATCGGTATCCAAAAAAACCATTACGGTATCGGTAACCAAGGATTTGAGATACTACGTTGACAAAAAGGAAGTTCCGGTAGATGCCTTGCAAACTACTCTGTCTGGTTATAAAAACCTGGCTACAGAACTCACTATAGTTTTATATGTCGACAAAACTGTAGCCATACAGGATGTGGTACAGGTAATGGATATAGCACAAAAATTAAACATCAAACTGGTTCTGGCAACGGAACCGAAGTAG
- a CDS encoding MotA/TolQ/ExbB proton channel family protein, whose amino-acid sequence MTLLLIQQIADTAKHVADTAGHLTQPITTQPEELRFGDLLIKGGWVMVPIGILAVLGLVIFFERYFTIRKASKNEANLMLQVRSSIHSGNLESAIALCRNNNSPLGRMLQKGLLRIGRPIKDIEGAIENVGKLEVSKLEKNIGILGIVAGIAPMFGFLGTIAGVIKIFYDISKTDNISMGVISGGLYVKMVTSAAGLMVGIVAYVCYHILNMMVDKVILSLETDAIEFIDLLEEPSK is encoded by the coding sequence ATGACATTATTATTGATACAGCAGATAGCAGATACCGCGAAACACGTAGCAGACACCGCAGGTCACCTTACACAACCCATCACTACACAGCCCGAAGAGCTGCGTTTTGGCGATCTATTGATCAAGGGTGGCTGGGTAATGGTTCCCATTGGTATTTTGGCTGTTTTAGGTTTGGTAATATTTTTTGAACGCTATTTTACCATCCGTAAAGCTTCAAAGAATGAGGCCAACCTGATGTTACAGGTACGCTCCAGTATCCATTCGGGTAACCTGGAATCGGCTATAGCGCTTTGCCGTAATAATAATTCGCCACTGGGTCGTATGCTGCAAAAAGGTTTGTTGCGTATCGGTCGCCCCATCAAGGATATTGAGGGCGCTATTGAAAACGTAGGTAAACTGGAAGTATCCAAGCTGGAAAAAAATATCGGTATCCTGGGTATCGTAGCAGGTATTGCACCCATGTTTGGGTTCCTGGGTACTATTGCCGGGGTAATCAAGATATTTTATGATATATCTAAAACAGATAATATCAGTATGGGTGTTATATCTGGTGGTCTGTACGTAAAAATGGTTACATCAGCCGCAGGTTTGATGGTGGGTATTGTGGCTTACGTATGCTATCATATTTTGAATATGATGGTTGATAAGGTAATTTTGAGCCTAGAAACTGATGCTATTGAATTTATTGACCTGTTAGAGGAGCCAAGCAAATGA